CACGATGCGGAACGAGCGCTTGCTGGACTTGTGGCGCAGCCATTGCTGGGCCAGCACGGCGCCCGGCCAGCCGCACAGCAGTCCCAGCAGCAGCAAGGTGCGCTCCGGGGTGCGCCAGCGGCCCTCCTTGGCGGCGGACTTGTCGATCGCATAGGCAACGAAGCATCCCAGGCTCAGCACGCCATACACGAGGGCAACCAGGGCGGGGATGTGGAAAAAGAAGGTGGCGAGTAAGTACAGTACGACAAAGAACGCGATGACAAGGTAAGGCATAGGATGTGTTGGCTTGAACGGAGGGCGTGAGTATCCCACATGGGGAGCGATGGCGCCGCCTAAAATAAACAGCCTTGCGCCGTATCGACATGCACGGCGCGGCGGCGGGCGTGGCCCGTTTTCAGCGCTTCGCGGTCGCTGGACAGGGAAATGCCTTCCAGCGCCAACAAGGTTTCCTTGGCATGCAGACCGCCCGCAAAGCCCGTCAGCTCGCCCGTGGCACCGACGACGCGGTGGCAGGGGGCGATGATGGAAATGGGATTCTTGCCGTTGGCGGCGCCCACGGCGCGCACGGCGGCGGGGCGGCCGATCTGGCGCGCGATCTCGCCATAGCTGCGCGTCTGGCCGTACGGTATCGTCAGCAGCGCGCGCCAGACTTCCTGCTGGAATGGCGTGCCGGCAAAATCGAGCGGCACCTCAAAATGCTGGCGCGTGCCGGCAAAATATTCATCCAGCTGCCGCGCCGTTTCCTGCAGCACGGCGCAACCGTCATCGACGCGCATCGCGCCCAGGCGCACGCGGTTCGGCTTGTCGTTTTCCCAGAGGATGGCGGCCAGGGCTTCCCCGCGCGCCACCAGGGTCAGCTCGCCCACGGGCGAGGGCACCACGATGCAGTCGTATTCCATGTTGGTTCCTTGATCAGATGGCGCCAGTGTAGCAGGCTGGCGGCAGCCTGCGTATTGCGTGTAGGATAGTGTTTTATCGACATGGAGCACCGGCTTTGACGACGATCCCCACCTATGAGACCATTCGCGCGATTGCCCAGAGGCTGGTGCACGAGCGCTATCCCACGGCCGTGGCGGCCATCATCGGCGGCTCGTTCGCCACGGGCCGGCAAACGCCTACTTCCGATATCGACTTGCTGCTGCTGTTCGACCACGTCGATTGCGCCTGGCGCGACACCATCGTGGCCGAGGGGCGCACAGTGGAATTGTTCGCGCACGACGTGGCCACGTTCACGTATTTCTGCAAGGAAATGGATGCGCCCGGCGGCACGGTGCCGCTGGCGATGATGGTGGCGGAAGGGGAAAACATCGTCGCCGCCGGCGACGCCTATGCGCAGCTGCACGCGCTGGCGCACGCCTTCGTCACGGCCGGGCCGCCCGTGCTCGACGCGGAAAACCTGCAGCGCCGGCGCTACGCCATCACCACCGCGCTGGAAGACCTGGTCGACAGCACGCACCCGGGCGAGGCGCTGGCCGTCGCTTGCCAGCTGTACGAAGCGCTGGCCGACCTGCACTTGCGCGCGGCGGGGCAGTGGAGCGGCGGCGGCAAGCACCTGTTCCGCCGCCTGCAGGCCTTCGACGCCGTCATCGCCGGGCAGCTCGACGGCGCGCTGCGCCTGGCCGCCGCCGACTTGCCGGCCGGCCAGCGCGCGTTCGGGCAAGTCGCCGCCGCCGTGCTGGCGCCCGTGGGCGGTCCCTTGCTCGACGGCTTTACCCTGCCGGCGCCCGCGCACTGGCGCGCTTAAAACATCGTGCGCAAGCTCAGGCTGATGTTGCGCGGTTCGCCCCAGAAGACGCCGTCGAAGAAGCCCACGTTGCGGTAGTACTTTTTATCGAGCAGGTTATTCACGTTCAGCTGCACGCTGGCGTGGCGGTTGAGCGCATAGCTGGCCATGGCGTTGACCAGCGCATAGCCCGCTTGCGGAATGTCGGTGATGGTTCCCGATGGCGGGCGGCCGTACCACGATTCGCTGTAGGTGGCGCTTTGCGCCGTCATGCTGGCGCCCGCCCTCAAACCGGCCAGGCGGCCGTCGAAGCGGTAGCTGGTGGCCAGGCGCAGCAGGTGGCGCGGCTGCGTGGTGGCGGCGCGGCGGCCATCGGCCTCGGCCGCGTGCAGATAGGTATAGCCGCCGCTCGCTTCCCAGGCGGGCGATAACTGGCCGGAGACGTCGAACTCGACGCCCTTGGCCGTCACGCCGGTGCCATTGGCCGCCATGGCCTGGCCGCCGTCGGGCAGCAAGAAGCCGGGCGGCACCGTGCGGTCGAGTTCCGCCATGTTCTTTTTCTTCGTATGGAACAGGGCGGCCGACGCGTTCAGCTTGCCTTCATAAAATTCGCCCTTGATACCCAGTTCCGCATTGTCTCCCGTTTCCGGCGCCAGGAACTTGTTGTTGCGGTCCTTGCTCGATTGCGGGTTGAACAGCTGCGTGAAGCTGGCGTAGGCCGAATACTGCTTGTTGATATCGAACACGGCGCCCACATACGGCGTGACTTCATTGCGCGTTTCCACGAAGTCGCCGCTGCCCGTGTACGCGCCACGCGTATCGTAGCTGCGCGTATCGGTGCGGTAAGTGCTGCTGCGCGCGCCGATGATCAGGTGCAGCGGGTCGGCCAGGCTCAAACGTGTGGCCACGTAGCCGCCTGCCAGGCGCGTGACGGTTTCCGTGTGCGAGCCGTCCGGGTGGAACACGGGGCGGGGGATGTTGCCCGTCCAGCTACGGTAATCGGGGACGACGTTCGGGTAGTTGATTTCCGCCTCGCCGCCCAGCGAGCGGGCGCGCTGGTTGCCGCCGTTCCAGCCGACGATGGCCGTATGCTTGCGCCCCAGCAAGGTAAACGGGCCGCTGGCGTACACGTCGAAATTATCGCCCGTGGTCTTGCCCGGGCCATAGGCGCCCGTCCACAGGAGCATGCCTTCGCCCGTGGCCGGATCGGGCTTGCCGCCGCCCGCATAGGCGACGGTGGTGCGGTTCGTGCTTTCCGTGCGCGCATAGCCAAGGTGCATGTTCCAGTTGCCGGGCAGGCGCTGGTCCAGCGACGTGAAGATGGTGTGCTGCTTGTTGGCCCAGGTGCTCCAGGGCGTCGTGAGGCTGGTGTTGCGCGGCAACCTGGCCAGGCTGCCATCCGCATTCCAGTACGGCACGGCACCCCAGGTGGCGCCTGTCGGCTTGTTGTCCTGGAAGTCGACGCCCGCCGTCAGCAGGGTGCCGGGACGCACGTCCGCCTCAAGGATGGCCATGCCCACCGTTTTGCGCTCGTGATACATGTCCAGGTAGGAATCGCGTTTTTGCCAGGCCAGGGCCGTGCGTGCGCGCACGCTGCCCTCCGCGTTCAGGGGCGTGGACAGGTCGGCTTCGAAGCGCTGGTCATCCCAGCGGCCCATGATGAGACCGGCGCTGGCCTGGAAGTCCTTCGCCGGACGCTTGCGTATCATGTTGATGGTGGCGGACGGGTCGCCCTTGCCGCCCATCAGGCCCGTGGCGCCGCGCACGACTTCGATGCGGTCGTACAGGATGGTGTCTTGCAGCGGCGCATTGCCGCCGCGCGCCATGCCGTCGATCTGGAGATTGTTGATGCCGAAGCCGCGCGCATAAAATGTCGTGCGCTCCGTGTCGTTCTGGCCCACCTGGATGCCTGTCGTCTGCGCCAGCGCCTGGTCCAGCCGCACGGCGCCCAGGTCGTCGAGCAGCTGGCGCGTGATGACGCTGACCGATTGCGGCGTCTCGCGCAGCGACAGGTCCATGCGCGTGGCGCTGCGCGCTTCGCCGGCCGTGTACGACTGCGTGCCTTCCGTCGTCGCGGTCGACTGGCCCAGCACGGTGACGGCGGGCATGGTCACGTCGGCTGCGGCGGCGTCGGCGGCCTGTGCCGGCAGGGCCACGCCGGCGGCAAGACTGAGCAGGCTGATGTGTAATAAACGGGGGAGGGCGCGCAAGGCGGGCTGGCGCGAAGATGAGAAGGCTGTCGTTGATTGCATTATTTTCCTGGATATTTTTAGTCGTGAGTGTTCCTATCTCGTCTGGCGAGCTGCGCAGTAGCTGGGGGATGGCGTAACGCTGGCCCGTGGTCTGGCTTGGATAGCAGTTCCACCGCAAGGCCCGGCGCGGACGGGCAGTGGAAAAGAAAGGCGCGCGATTTCTGTCACTTTTGTGAATAAGAATCATTATCAATATAGGTGATATTTGCCAAATAATCAAGCGTGTGCACCAAAGGAGTGCAGGCGGGAGTGCAGGCAGACCCGGGGCGGCGCATCGGCTTGCCTTCTGCGATAATGCAGGCGCTGACAAATATTTTCCTTAATGAAAGAAATGCATGCGTACATGGATCGCTTGTGCCGGATGGTTGTGTGTCGTTTCGCTGGGTCAGGCCCAGGAACACGCGCCGCCGCCGGCTGCTCCCGCGCCGCTGCAGAGCGCCAGCGTGCCGCCCGCCGCCGATGCCGTTGCGCCACCGCTTGCGCCGGCCACATCCGCGGCATCAGCACCCAAGGCAACGGCGCCAGCAGAGGAAGCCTTGCCACCGCAAACGGTGACGATCACGGCCACCAGCGATGCCAAGGCGCCGCACGTGCGGTTCACGGCATACCGTGAAAGTTATCTGACGGCCAGGAAAGTGTGGCAAGTGTCGAGCGGCAGCGTGGTCATGGCCCTGCGCCTGATTCCTGCCAAGCTGAGCGCCACCATCGACGATGTGCGCGTGGCCTTGCAAGGCAATGGCGCCCCCATGCCGATCAAGGTGTCGGCCGGCGGCGTGTTTGTCGTGCCGCTCAACGATGATATTGCCGCGCAGGACGGCACGTTTTTGGTGAACAAGGGCAGGGGCGAGCTGACGGCCAATATCGTGCTGCAGCCGTCCGTGGCGCGCGATGCGTGGAACGTCACGCGCGTGGGGCAGGTCTTGCGCGACGCCCGGCGCGCCGTGCGGGCCATCACGCCGTGGTACAAGCGGCCGTTCGCCAGCGACGTGCAATCGCTGGCCTTTTGCGCGGCCGAGCGGGGCAGCGCCTTGCAATTGATGGATGGAGAACAGCTGATCGCAACGCTGCCCATGAACGAGGCGGCCGTCAACGACATCAACCAGCCCGTGTTTTGCAAGATTTTCGACGGCGAAGACAAATACCCGGGACACTACCGCGTGGTCATGCCCGAGCAGGCGACGGTGCTGTTGCTGTAATGAACTGCTAGTTAGGCTGGCGCTGCACCAGTTCCAGCGCCGCCGCCAGGGCCAGGTCCATGGTGGCCTGGTGGAAGATCAGCCACTGCGGCAACAGCGACAGCGCATGGCGGCCCTGTTCCAGGTCGCCTTCATCGACGGCGGCCCAGGCATGGTGCAAGCCGCTGAGCACGCGGGCATGCTGTTCGCGGTGGTTGGCCAGCGAGGGAAAGCCGATTTGCTCCATCAAATCTTCTTCCTCGCGGAAATCGCGTTCGACGGCCGCAATCAGCTCGCGAAACGCCACGCTGAAATGCTGGTCGCTTAAATGCCCCAGCCGTGCCAGCTCCTGAAACAGCGCCTCATGCGCCTCGTCGATGGCGGGAACGCCCAGCGCCATCTCATCTTTCCAATGCGATTTACCCATGCCGATGCCCCCGGTGAAGTCCGTCGCGGCGCGAAGCGGACTGTTCCAGTGTGGACGCAGCGAAGGGCGAAATCCATGATCTGGATCAAAAGTATGGTGAAGAGGGGAAGAGGAAAGCAAGACAAAGACAAATGGACGAAGGGAACAATTCCCCACTCGCAATAAAGCGGTCTTAACGATGCGCCGTGTTACCGAGCGCCGCTGAAAAACGCCGCTGGCAAGGCGTCTTTGACGCAGACAGTACGCTAGTACGGCAAGTCAAAGCAACGCAGCCAGCGACGTTTTCTCAGCCGCGCGTCTTATTGCCGAGGCCAGCGGGCCCACAGAGCTTGCGCATCGACATTCGGCACCTGCAACTGCTGTCCGGCCGACGTCTGCATCGCATCCCTCAGCACGAGGGGCACGAGCATCAGGGCCGACAAGGCAAGGCAGAGCAGCACTTTGAGCGTCAACATGGTCGTCTCCCGGTGTCCCGGCGGCGGCGCGGGGATGCGGCGCCTGCCGGTCACGTCCTATGTACTACCATGCTTGCAGTTTAGTTCATCTGATTGAAACTTCAACTAGTTGCTGTGATGCACTGCACCAGTGACGCCTCTTATTTGGCCTTGCGGCTGCGCCGCGGCTTGCCTGCGGCGGGCAGGAAAGAGTCGAACCACACTTGCGTCAATTGCCGCGTATTTTTCGCCGCTTCGCGCTTGACGGCGGCCGTGGCGTGGCCGCGCGCCGTGTTGGCGATGCGGTTGGCGGCGCTCAGGTACATGCTCATCCAGGGGTTCTTCATGGCTAGCCTCGCAAACAGTGGGTGGGGGCGGCGCGGATATGCCGCCATGCCGCTACTGTAGTCCGATGGCCGGCGCTGACCGTGCGGCGGCCCACATAGCCGGGCGGCGCTGGCAATGTGCTGAGGCAGATCAATACACGTCGCGGCGGTAGCGCCCGGCCGCCAGCAGGGCGTCGAGACCGTCCTGTCCCAGCACTTCTTGCAGTACAGCATCGATTCCCGCCGCCATGCCTTGCAGGCTGCCGCACACGTAGACGATGGCGCCTTGCGCCAGCCAATCGCGCAGCTCGCCGACGTTGGCGCGCAGGCGGTCCTGCACGTATTCGCGTTTGCCGCCTTCGTTGCCGTCGCGCGAAAAGACACGGTCCAGGCGCGCCAGGTGGCCAGCGTCCAGCCAGCCTTGCAACTCTGCGCCGCAGACGCTGTCAACAGCTTGCTGGCGCTCGCCGAACAGCAGCCAGTTGCGGGCCAGCCCCGCCCGCTGGCGCGCGCGCAGGTGTGCCCGCAGGCCGGCCAGGCCGGAACCATTGCCGATATAAATGCAGGGCACGTCGACCAGGGCGGGCGCGAAGGCGGGATTGGCTTGCAGGCGCAAACGGATGCCGGCGCCCAGCGGGGCGAAGCGCGTGAGCCAGCCGGAACAGAGACCGTACCCGTCGTTTGTGCCGCCCGCGTGGCGCTCCTGGCGCACCAGCAATTGCAGTTCGCCATCGGATGGCAGCGAAGCGAGCGAATAGCTGCGCGGCGCATGCTGGGCACTTTGCGCGTCGCCCTCGCTGCCATCCGCGTTGCAGGCGATGATTTCCGCCAGCGCGCCCGCTTCCCAGGCAGCATCGGCGGGGCCCGTCAAGGTGATTTCATGCAGTTCGCCGCCCAGGCTGCCCGGGTTCAGCAGCACGCGGCGCGTCAGGCGCCATTCGGCGTACGACGCTTCTTCCTGTACGCCGATGGCGTCGATGGCGCTGCCGCTGCAGCGGGCCAGCGCTTGCGACCAGGCGGCCAGGGCGGCGGGGTCATGCTTGTCCACTTCGATCAGCGGGAACATGGGCGTGGCGCCCAGTGCTTGCAATTGTTGCGCCAGCGCATGGCCAAAGCCGCAGAAGGCGCCGTAATGGCGGTCTCCCAGGGCCAGCATGCCGAATTCCAGGCCGGCCAGCGG
This window of the Janthinobacterium agaricidamnosum genome carries:
- a CDS encoding DUF1294 domain-containing protein; protein product: MPYLVIAFFVVLYLLATFFFHIPALVALVYGVLSLGCFVAYAIDKSAAKEGRWRTPERTLLLLGLLCGWPGAVLAQQWLRHKSSKRSFRIVFWITVALNIGAFVYFSMHYAAPDIGTDVAPIEL
- a CDS encoding methylated-DNA--[protein]-cysteine S-methyltransferase — its product is MEYDCIVVPSPVGELTLVARGEALAAILWENDKPNRVRLGAMRVDDGCAVLQETARQLDEYFAGTRQHFEVPLDFAGTPFQQEVWRALLTIPYGQTRSYGEIARQIGRPAAVRAVGAANGKNPISIIAPCHRVVGATGELTGFAGGLHAKETLLALEGISLSSDREALKTGHARRRAVHVDTAQGCLF
- a CDS encoding nucleotidyltransferase domain-containing protein, whose amino-acid sequence is MTTIPTYETIRAIAQRLVHERYPTAVAAIIGGSFATGRQTPTSDIDLLLLFDHVDCAWRDTIVAEGRTVELFAHDVATFTYFCKEMDAPGGTVPLAMMVAEGENIVAAGDAYAQLHALAHAFVTAGPPVLDAENLQRRRYAITTALEDLVDSTHPGEALAVACQLYEALADLHLRAAGQWSGGGKHLFRRLQAFDAVIAGQLDGALRLAAADLPAGQRAFGQVAAAVLAPVGGPLLDGFTLPAPAHWRA
- a CDS encoding TonB-dependent siderophore receptor, which translates into the protein MQSTTAFSSSRQPALRALPRLLHISLLSLAAGVALPAQAADAAAADVTMPAVTVLGQSTATTEGTQSYTAGEARSATRMDLSLRETPQSVSVITRQLLDDLGAVRLDQALAQTTGIQVGQNDTERTTFYARGFGINNLQIDGMARGGNAPLQDTILYDRIEVVRGATGLMGGKGDPSATINMIRKRPAKDFQASAGLIMGRWDDQRFEADLSTPLNAEGSVRARTALAWQKRDSYLDMYHERKTVGMAILEADVRPGTLLTAGVDFQDNKPTGATWGAVPYWNADGSLARLPRNTSLTTPWSTWANKQHTIFTSLDQRLPGNWNMHLGYARTESTNRTTVAYAGGGKPDPATGEGMLLWTGAYGPGKTTGDNFDVYASGPFTLLGRKHTAIVGWNGGNQRARSLGGEAEINYPNVVPDYRSWTGNIPRPVFHPDGSHTETVTRLAGGYVATRLSLADPLHLIIGARSSTYRTDTRSYDTRGAYTGSGDFVETRNEVTPYVGAVFDINKQYSAYASFTQLFNPQSSKDRNNKFLAPETGDNAELGIKGEFYEGKLNASAALFHTKKKNMAELDRTVPPGFLLPDGGQAMAANGTGVTAKGVEFDVSGQLSPAWEASGGYTYLHAAEADGRRAATTQPRHLLRLATSYRFDGRLAGLRAGASMTAQSATYSESWYGRPPSGTITDIPQAGYALVNAMASYALNRHASVQLNVNNLLDKKYYRNVGFFDGVFWGEPRNISLSLRTMF
- a CDS encoding bacteriohemerythrin, with product MGKSHWKDEMALGVPAIDEAHEALFQELARLGHLSDQHFSVAFRELIAAVERDFREEEDLMEQIGFPSLANHREQHARVLSGLHHAWAAVDEGDLEQGRHALSLLPQWLIFHQATMDLALAAALELVQRQPN